A genomic stretch from Phocoena phocoena chromosome 9, mPhoPho1.1, whole genome shotgun sequence includes:
- the ATP6V1F gene encoding V-type proton ATPase subunit F: MAGRGKLIAVIGDEDTVTGFLLGGIGELNKNRHPNFLVVEKDTTINEIEDTFRQFLNRDDIGIILINQYIAEMVRHALDAHQRSIPAVLEIPSKEHPYDAAKDSILRRARGMFTAEDLR, translated from the exons atggcggggagggggaagctaaTTGCGGTGATCGGAGACGAGGACACGGTGACTGGCTTCCTGCTGGGCGGCATAGGGGAGCTTAACAAGAACCGCCACCCTAATTTCCTGGTGGTGGAGAAAGATACTACCATCAATGAGATCGAAGACACTTTCCG GCAGTTTCTAAACCGGGACGACATCGGCATCATCCTCATCAACCAGTACATCGCAGAGATGGTGCGGCACGCGCTCGATGCCCACCAGCGCTCCATTCCGGCCGTGCTGGAGATCCCATCCAAGGAGCACCCCTATGATGCTGCCAAGGACTCCATCCTGCGCAGGGCCAGGGGCATGTTCACGGCCGAAGACCTGCGCTAG
- the SPMIP1 gene encoding protein SPMIP1, with protein MSRPLNMDTLRQNFWKEQYLREKVLRCEWHRKYGSTVKAKQKAKTAAHVPLKLPTLPPKAPLSPLPTPKAVPSKAPSPALEAPIQPEMYPVPPATRALLYEGISHDFQGRYRYLNTRKLDMPERRYLFPITTNFTYGWQLGPPVKQELVSCKMCRIESFFRKNGAFALLDPQDLAL; from the exons ATGTCTCGGCCACTTAACATGGACACATTACGGCAGAACTTCTGGAAGGAGCAGTATCTGAGGGAGAAGGTGTTGCGCTGTGAATGGCACCGCAAGTATGGGTCGACGGTGAAGGCCAAGCAGAAGGCTAAGACTGCAGCCCACGTACCCCTCAAgctgcccaccctgccccccaaagccccactctcacccctgcccacccccaaagCAGTTCCTTCCaaggcccccagccctgccctggaggCTCCTATTCAGCCAGAAATGTACCCAGTCCCACCTGCCACCCGGGCCCTGCTGTATGAAGGCATCTCCCACGACTTCCAGGGCCGCTACCGCTACCTCAACACCCGAAAACTGGACATGCCAGAGAGGCGCTACCTCTTCCCCATCACCACCAACTTCACATATGGCTGGCAGCTGG GCCCCCCAGTGAAGCAAGAACTGGTCTCCTGCAAGATGTGCCGCATTGAATCTTTCTTCCGCAAGAATGGGGCCTTCGCACTGCTTGACCCCCAGGACCTGGCCCTCTGA